One part of the Moraxella sp. FZFQ2102 genome encodes these proteins:
- a CDS encoding class I SAM-dependent methyltransferase — MQMAADLPIFCTHLDDIVKVMAMVDGLPLNIEPIILSKLNNKYLGFAFTEHNISQALLFEKDKLSLVQYKDGELIKVSNEWHTLTKRIVTAGRKSELLLQAAKLTAGQSVIDGTAGFGHDSLILASTGAMVMMCENNPIMALMLMHEHHRMQSNANWQGLLSRIKIYHGNVLDVRASCDLVYLDPMFPQDSYSAKVGKTMQALHAFVAPPSRDDEIQLLNHAVQLIHDEGRVIIKRPVSAPHLAQQAPIQSWQNDAVRFDQYHKHPIVDNLVAQ; from the coding sequence ATGCAGATGGCTGCGGATTTACCGATTTTTTGTACCCATTTAGATGACATTGTCAAAGTGATGGCAATGGTGGATGGGCTGCCACTAAATATTGAGCCAATTATTTTATCTAAGCTTAATAATAAATACCTAGGCTTTGCTTTTACTGAGCATAACATCAGCCAAGCGTTATTGTTTGAAAAAGATAAATTATCACTCGTGCAGTACAAGGATGGCGAGCTGATCAAGGTCAGTAATGAATGGCACACACTCACCAAGCGCATCGTCACTGCAGGGCGCAAATCCGAGCTGCTCTTACAAGCAGCCAAGCTTACGGCAGGACAAAGCGTGATCGATGGCACGGCAGGCTTTGGGCATGATAGCCTAATATTAGCAAGCACTGGCGCGATGGTGATGATGTGTGAAAATAATCCCATTATGGCGCTGATGCTGATGCATGAACATCACAGAATGCAGTCGAATGCCAATTGGCAAGGTTTGTTATCGCGTATTAAGATTTATCATGGCAATGTGTTGGATGTGCGTGCAAGCTGTGATCTGGTCTATCTTGATCCGATGTTTCCGCAGGACAGCTACAGTGCCAAGGTGGGTAAAACAATGCAAGCTTTGCACGCTTTTGTCGCGCCACCAAGCCGTGATGATGAGATACAATTATTAAACCATGCTGTACAATTAATCCATGATGAGGGGCGCGTGATTATCAAGCGACCCGTGAGTGCGCCGCATTTGGCACAGCAAGCACCGATACAATCATGGCAAAATGACGCAGTGCGGTTTGATCAATATCACAAACACCCTATAGTTGATAATCTAGTAGCCCAATGA
- the sodA gene encoding superoxide dismutase [Mn] — MAFTLPELGYSYDALEPHFDKETMEIHHSRHHQAYVNNANGLLEGTEWADKSAEEVIANLDKLPADKQTGVRNNAGGHANHSLFWTILKTGTTLGGSLKEAIERDFGSVEAFQEQFEKAAATRFGSGWAWLVKQGDKLAVVSTANQDSPLMGTAVAGCEGTPIIGLDVWEHAYYLKYQNKRPDYIKAFWSVVNWDEAQKRFDAA; from the coding sequence ATGGCATTTACTCTACCTGAGCTAGGCTACAGCTACGACGCACTAGAGCCACATTTTGACAAAGAAACCATGGAAATCCACCATTCACGCCACCATCAAGCGTATGTGAACAACGCTAACGGCTTGCTAGAAGGCACTGAGTGGGCGGACAAGTCAGCCGAAGAAGTGATCGCAAACCTAGACAAGCTACCAGCTGACAAACAAACTGGCGTGCGTAACAATGCAGGCGGTCATGCCAACCACAGCCTATTTTGGACAATCCTAAAAACTGGCACCACACTTGGCGGTTCACTTAAAGAAGCCATCGAGCGTGATTTTGGTTCGGTAGAAGCATTCCAAGAGCAGTTTGAAAAAGCGGCAGCGACTCGCTTTGGTTCAGGCTGGGCATGGCTAGTTAAGCAAGGCGATAAGCTGGCTGTCGTTTCAACTGCCAACCAAGATAGCCCATTGATGGGTACTGCAGTTGCAGGCTGCGAAGGTACGCCGATCATTGGTTTGGATGTGTGGGAGCACGCTTACTACCTAAAATACCAAAACAAACGCCCAGACTATATCAAAGCATTCTGGAGTGTAGTTAACTGGGATGAAGCACAAAAACGCTTTGACGCAGCTTAA
- a CDS encoding MFS transporter: protein MTKSAVAIWSLVAIAATILLITTGIRLSLGLFIQPITAETTVNIVQISFALAMTQLMWGVSQPITGAIADRFGARWVLFIGTLVLMLGCALVPHLLSAWGLTLTLGVLIAFGAGAGSFSVLMGQVANQVPEHARGTASGIINAGSSFGQFLFAPMLQLLISLPLIGWSKAFYVLAAISLLCLPLAWYLTRHQSAPKAIAPTEPTQTLSQAVKSAMADRNYLLIHLAFFTCGFHIAFLVTHLPTEVTLAGLSSSVASWSLALIGLSNVVGSLFVGWSVGHWRCKYILFWMYLSRVILVAIYLMAPQTPMTFYIFAIGLGLTWLATVPPTAGAIGKLFGVRYLATLFGLTLLSHQIGGFLGAYFGGLAIDSFGNYAYMWYADMALAFLAAVSNLPIKEPKVVRTTTA from the coding sequence ATGACAAAGTCCGCTGTCGCCATCTGGTCACTGGTCGCCATCGCTGCGACAATTCTACTCATCACCACTGGCATTCGCTTGTCATTAGGCTTATTCATTCAGCCGATTACCGCTGAGACGACGGTCAATATCGTACAAATCAGCTTTGCCTTGGCGATGACACAGCTGATGTGGGGCGTATCACAGCCAATCACAGGGGCGATTGCCGATCGCTTCGGCGCAAGATGGGTGCTATTTATTGGTACGCTGGTATTGATGCTCGGCTGTGCTTTGGTGCCACATCTATTGTCCGCTTGGGGGCTGACTTTGACTTTGGGCGTGCTGATTGCCTTTGGTGCAGGTGCAGGCAGTTTCTCGGTACTCATGGGACAAGTCGCCAATCAAGTGCCTGAGCACGCTCGGGGTACGGCGTCTGGCATCATCAATGCCGGCTCAAGCTTTGGGCAGTTTTTGTTCGCACCGATGCTACAGCTACTCATCAGCTTGCCACTCATCGGCTGGTCAAAGGCATTTTATGTCTTGGCAGCCATCAGTCTGCTGTGCTTGCCTTTGGCATGGTATCTGACACGCCATCAGTCAGCACCCAAAGCCATCGCACCCACTGAGCCGACACAGACACTCTCACAGGCTGTCAAATCTGCCATGGCTGATCGCAATTATCTATTGATTCACTTGGCATTTTTTACCTGTGGTTTTCATATCGCCTTTTTGGTGACACATCTACCAACCGAAGTGACACTGGCGGGGCTTAGCTCATCAGTGGCATCATGGTCACTGGCATTGATTGGACTATCCAATGTCGTTGGCAGTCTGTTTGTCGGATGGTCGGTGGGTCATTGGCGGTGTAAATATATCTTATTTTGGATGTATTTAAGCCGTGTGATTTTGGTGGCGATTTATCTGATGGCACCGCAGACTCCGATGACTTTTTATATTTTTGCCATCGGTCTTGGCCTGACTTGGCTTGCAACCGTACCACCGACTGCAGGGGCGATTGGTAAGCTGTTTGGCGTGCGATATTTGGCAACTTTGTTTGGTCTTACCTTGCTTAGCCATCAAATCGGCGGTTTTCTTGGGGCGTATTTTGGCGGACTTGCCATTGACAGCTTTGGCAATTATGCCTATATGTGGTATGCCGACATGGCTTTGGCATTTTTGGCGGCGGTGAGTAATTTACCCATCAAAGAACCCAAAGTTGTGCGTACCACCACCGCTTAA
- a CDS encoding ribonuclease Z codes for MFELTFLGTSSGVPTLRRNVSGLAVSLLAKSHQTGKSTPWILIDCGEATQHQLLRAPHKPSMLQAIFITHMHGDHCYGLMGLLASLAMHGRTSPLPIIAPPALGELLDAFIRLTEMNLSYEIDFIDIHSVLDTGLVLELSDELSLEIDIHPLSHRCDSFGFGLTQIHRQKKLNTDKLSLDHIATRYWGSILKSDTPSLSIDGRTVLVADYLHLNETFQKIVIAGDNDTPSLLTDAVKGAVMLVHEATYTQAVMDKILAKGVFDPKHSSAKMVAKFARDAGVPCLVLTHFSARFMLFDEPENPVPNMGHIRTEVESVYDGRLILAEDLMVVKIGE; via the coding sequence ATGTTTGAATTGACATTTTTGGGCACATCAAGTGGTGTACCGACTTTGCGTCGCAATGTCTCTGGACTTGCGGTATCACTACTTGCCAAAAGCCACCAGACGGGCAAATCGACACCATGGATACTCATCGACTGTGGTGAAGCCACACAGCATCAGCTGCTGCGCGCACCACATAAGCCATCGATGCTGCAGGCGATTTTTATCACGCATATGCACGGCGATCATTGCTATGGCTTGATGGGGCTATTGGCAAGCCTAGCCATGCATGGTCGTACAAGTCCGCTACCGATCATTGCACCGCCTGCTTTGGGGGAGCTTTTGGATGCATTTATCCGCCTAACTGAGATGAATTTGAGCTATGAGATTGATTTTATTGATATTCATAGTGTGCTAGATACAGGGCTTGTGCTTGAGCTGTCTGATGAATTATCCTTAGAAATCGATATTCACCCACTTAGCCACCGCTGTGATAGTTTTGGGTTTGGGCTGACCCAAATCCACCGCCAAAAAAAGCTAAATACCGACAAACTCTCGCTTGATCATATTGCCACACGCTACTGGGGTAGTATTTTAAAATCTGATACGCCAAGCCTTAGCATTGATGGACGCACTGTGCTGGTGGCTGATTATTTACATCTGAACGAAACTTTCCAAAAAATCGTCATCGCAGGTGATAATGATACACCAAGCCTGCTGACTGATGCTGTCAAAGGTGCCGTGATGCTGGTGCATGAAGCGACCTATACGCAGGCAGTGATGGATAAGATACTTGCCAAAGGGGTGTTTGACCCCAAGCATTCAAGTGCCAAGATGGTGGCCAAGTTTGCTCGTGATGCAGGTGTGCCTTGTCTTGTGCTGACGCATTTTAGTGCGCGGTTTATGCTGTTTGATGAGCCTGAGAATCCTGTGCCAAATATGGGACATATCCGCACAGAAGTAGAATCGGTCTATGATGGCAGATTGATTTTGGCGGAAGATTTGATGGTGGTGAAGATTGGTGAATGA
- a CDS encoding DMT family transporter, with amino-acid sequence MPTSTRRPLDHIAISTMVVCCLFLGLSNIAIKLSHHEISPVMQLSMRSLFGLLILLGFMVYQKELRFNPKQIKLGLFVGALFAFESLLAGESLRYTSASRSVVFLYTSPLFSALFLHFLVKDERLSWVQWLGMGLAFGGIAVAFLLSSQAGGSLLGDGLALAAGLSWGLTTVIIRMTSLGTLPAKQVLAYQLFAIAVLLWLYAIATDQAVMNWQTASVLSVGFQAVFVAFLATVAWFWLLTRYRSADIGALILMTPIFGVALGAWILGDEMTTSFIVGAVMVLVGIVLVGRRVKAA; translated from the coding sequence ATGCCGACATCCACCAGACGCCCCCTTGACCATATCGCCATCAGTACGATGGTGGTATGCTGTTTGTTTCTTGGATTGAGCAATATCGCCATCAAGCTCAGCCACCACGAAATCTCGCCAGTGATGCAGCTGTCGATGCGTTCGCTGTTTGGTTTGCTGATTTTGCTTGGCTTTATGGTGTACCAAAAAGAACTGCGGTTCAATCCCAAACAAATCAAGCTTGGGCTATTTGTCGGTGCATTGTTCGCTTTTGAGTCACTCTTGGCAGGCGAGTCGCTACGCTATACCAGTGCATCTCGCAGTGTGGTGTTCTTATATACATCACCCCTATTTTCGGCGTTGTTTTTGCATTTTTTGGTCAAAGATGAACGGCTGTCTTGGGTGCAGTGGCTAGGCATGGGGCTTGCTTTTGGCGGGATTGCGGTGGCGTTTTTGCTGTCATCACAGGCGGGTGGCTCGCTACTAGGTGATGGCTTAGCATTGGCGGCGGGCTTGTCGTGGGGCTTGACAACGGTGATTATCCGTATGACAAGCCTTGGTACACTGCCTGCCAAACAGGTGCTTGCCTATCAGCTGTTTGCCATCGCTGTGCTACTGTGGCTATATGCGATAGCGACCGATCAAGCGGTGATGAATTGGCAAACTGCCAGCGTGCTTAGCGTCGGATTTCAAGCGGTATTTGTGGCGTTTTTAGCGACGGTGGCATGGTTTTGGCTCTTGACTCGCTATCGCTCAGCAGATATTGGGGCGTTGATTTTGATGACACCGATTTTTGGGGTGGCACTGGGTGCGTGGATTTTGGGCGATGAGATGACCACAAGCTTTATTGTCGGAGCGGTGATGGTGCTGGTTGGGATTGTATTGGTCGGACGGCGAGTGAAAGCAGCTTGA
- a CDS encoding LysE family translocator yields the protein MTIQLFIFFAISTLLVSATPGSNMLFAFQCGLNHGLRRTLWAMAGLMLGLMILLGASLFGLSIISRYPVVLDSVKVLGAIYLCYLGVQSWRSDGGSFGSDIEANGSQWALFRTGIWVSLSNPKAILFFAAFFPKFINFSAPLLPQYVILVIGFYVIETFWQFMYAISGQKLANWLGQGNRLLWLNRLCGAVFIAIAVALIWEVFV from the coding sequence ATGACCATTCAATTATTCATCTTCTTTGCCATCAGCACCCTACTGGTCTCTGCCACCCCAGGCTCAAATATGCTGTTCGCCTTTCAATGCGGTCTCAACCACGGTTTACGCCGTACACTGTGGGCGATGGCAGGTCTGATGCTTGGACTGATGATATTGCTTGGTGCATCACTGTTTGGCCTAAGCATCATCAGCCGATACCCTGTGGTATTGGACAGCGTTAAGGTTCTGGGCGCGATATATTTGTGCTATCTTGGCGTGCAGTCATGGCGAAGTGATGGCGGCAGTTTTGGCAGTGATATTGAGGCGAACGGCTCACAGTGGGCATTGTTTCGCACAGGCATTTGGGTATCGTTATCCAATCCCAAAGCCATCTTGTTTTTTGCGGCATTTTTCCCAAAATTCATCAACTTCTCAGCACCACTACTACCCCAATATGTGATTTTGGTCATTGGCTTTTATGTCATTGAGACCTTTTGGCAGTTTATGTATGCCATCAGCGGTCAAAAGCTTGCCAACTGGCTGGGACAAGGCAACCGCTTATTATGGCTCAATCGCTTATGCGGTGCGGTGTTTATCGCCATTGCTGTGGCGCTTATTTGGGAAGTGTTTGTCTAA
- the ubiA gene encoding 4-hydroxybenzoate octaprenyltransferase, with translation MKNHHTNHPMIARDKFIAWLHLTRFDKPVGTELLLYPTLWAVLMAYVGQGQMVSLKVFVIFTLGAILMRAAGCAINDFADRKVDGHVKRTNTRPLADGRLSAKTALYTFVGLSLLSACLLFFLPVAVFYWSLGAVVLAFVYPFMKRYTHLPQVVLAAAFGWAIPMAFVAAQGHTDVWTWVLFVAYMCWTVAYDTQYAMCDRDDDMIIGVKSTAILFGKYDVAIIVLLKALFVGLMAVALVHYYGDTLDAVWICVALLPVVGKFIYQYNLIKDRERLACFAAFRHNVWVGRYMFALVAVLTALPMLLA, from the coding sequence ATGAAAAACCACCATACTAATCACCCTATGATCGCCCGCGATAAGTTCATCGCATGGCTACATCTGACACGCTTTGATAAGCCTGTCGGTACAGAGCTGCTCTTGTATCCGACGCTGTGGGCGGTGCTGATGGCGTATGTTGGGCAAGGGCAGATGGTAAGTTTGAAGGTGTTTGTTATTTTCACGCTTGGGGCGATTTTGATGCGTGCGGCGGGCTGTGCGATCAATGATTTTGCCGATCGTAAAGTTGATGGTCATGTCAAGCGCACCAACACTCGCCCGCTTGCCGATGGACGATTGTCTGCCAAAACTGCGCTTTATACCTTTGTGGGTTTGTCATTATTATCCGCGTGCCTGCTGTTTTTCTTGCCAGTTGCGGTGTTTTATTGGTCGCTTGGAGCGGTGGTGTTGGCGTTCGTTTATCCATTTATGAAACGCTATACACATCTGCCGCAAGTGGTGCTTGCTGCGGCGTTTGGCTGGGCGATACCGATGGCGTTCGTTGCCGCGCAAGGACATACCGATGTGTGGACATGGGTGCTGTTCGTGGCTTATATGTGTTGGACGGTGGCGTATGATACGCAATATGCGATGTGCGATCGTGATGATGATATGATCATCGGGGTCAAATCAACGGCGATTTTATTTGGCAAATATGATGTGGCGATCATCGTGCTATTAAAGGCATTATTTGTCGGCTTAATGGCGGTGGCGTTGGTGCATTATTATGGCGATACGCTTGATGCTGTGTGGATTTGCGTGGCGTTATTGCCTGTGGTTGGTAAATTTATTTATCAATATAATTTGATCAAAGACCGTGAGCGTTTGGCGTGTTTTGCTGCATTTCGTCATAATGTCTGGGTAGGGCGTTATATGTTTGCTTTGGTGGCGGTATTGACGGCGTTGCCGATGTTGTTGGCGTGA